The Raphanus sativus cultivar WK10039 chromosome 6, ASM80110v3, whole genome shotgun sequence sequence taaatactaaaactaaaaatttaaaattttattttaccattTAATACAAAAACTACAAACCAGAACAATTAAAGATAATAAACTGAAAGTTTTTTATATGCTAAATTCTACAAATCAACTgacaagtaaaaaaatattgtaattcaAATGAAAATCAAAGTAAACAATGTAATAATTTTcagtgccaaaaaaaaaaaaaaagaaaaaaaacaatgtaataatttcattaatattaaGGATAACAGAGATAGTAAGAATTAAGAGTGTTATTACTGTCCGTCAGACAAACTCATTACTTTTACTAGTGTGATTTACTCTGATTAGTCATTAATTATTCCTACCTTCCTTAAATAAACGAAAAACATGTAATGTTCTCTCTCAACAACTCAGCTCAGCTCAGCTTAAGCTTAAGCTTAAGCTCGATCAGAGATGCGTTTTACGTTTCGATCAACATCGATCCTGACCGTCCATTTCAAAAAGTATTCATCCTCCTCTGCATCGAAGCTATCTCCTAGACAAGATCACGGGCTCATGATCAAACGAGGGGATCACAGTTCTCTCTTCCTTCAAAACAAGCTCTTGCAAGCTTACACGAAACGCAGAGACTTCGATGATGCAGACAAGCTATTCGACGAAATGCCTGCTAGAAATATCGTTACCTGGAACATATTGATCCACGGGGTTATACACCGAAACGGGGACGCCGAGCAGAAAGCTCGTCTTGGTTTCTATTACACGAGACGGGTTCTTCTCAGTGGAGTGGGGTTGGATCATGTGTCATTCATTGGGTTGATACGGCTGTGTACTGATTCAGACCATGTAGAAGCTGGTATACAGTTACACGGGTTGATAATGAGACAAGGTCTTGATTCAGACTGTTATGTAAGTACTACTCTTGTCGATTTCTACGGGAAATGCGGTTACGTTGCTGAAGCGAGACGAGTTTTTGAGGCAGTTTCGGGTAAAGATTTAGTGCTGTGTAACGCTTTAGTCTCTTCTTATGTGCTTAACGGTATGGTTGATGAAGCTTTTGGTTTGCTTAAGGTGATGGGATCCTCCTCCCCAGGTGATAATTTCACTTTCTCGAGTCTTCTCAGTGTGTATAAGGTCGAACAAGGGAAGCAGATTCACGCCGTTGTCTTCAAACTGTCGTTTTTATTGGACGTTCCTGTGGCGACTGCATTGGTTGATATGTATGCTAAGAGTAACCATATGAGAGAGGCCCGAGAGTGTTTTGAATCGATGGCTGTGAGAAATGTGGTGTCTTGGAACGCGATGATTGTGGGTTATGGACATAATGGAGAAGGAAGAGAAGCTGTGAGACTTCTTGGGCAGATGAGAAGTGAGACTACTCTCCAACCAGATGAGCTTACCTTTGCGATTGTTTTAAGTTCTTGCGCGAAGCTCTCATCGGTTCAGGAGATTAAGCAAATGCACGCCGTTGTTACTAAACAAGGCTATGCATGTTTCCAGTCTGTGGCTAATTCTCTGGTAACTGCTTACTCCAAGACTGGGAGTTTATCTGAAGCACTTGTTTGTTTTCACTCGATCAGAGTACCTGATCTTGTTTCATGGACTTCAGTAATCGGAGCTTTAGCTTTTCACGGATTAGCGGAAGAGAGCTTGAGGATGTTTGAAAGTATGCTGCAGAAACTTCCCCCAGACAAGATCACTTTCTTAGAGGTTCTGTCTGCTTGTAGCCATGGAGGATTAGTTCAAGAAGGGCTTCATTGCTTCAAATTAATGACTGAGGTTTACAAGATAGAGCCAGAGGAAAAACACTACACATGTCTGATCGATCTTCTTGGCCGAGCTGGTTTCATCGACGAGGCCATAAATGTTTTAAGGTCAATGCCTATGGAACCACGCACAGATGCTTTGGCAGCTTTCACAGGAGCATGTAACATCCACGAGATGAGAGATTCTATGAAATGGGGTGCAAAGAAGCTTCTTGAAATGGAACCCAGCAAACCTGTAAACTACTCTCT is a genomic window containing:
- the LOC108813474 gene encoding pentatricopeptide repeat-containing protein At2g46050, mitochondrial, producing MRFTFRSTSILTVHFKKYSSSSASKLSPRQDHGLMIKRGDHSSLFLQNKLLQAYTKRRDFDDADKLFDEMPARNIVTWNILIHGVIHRNGDAEQKARLGFYYTRRVLLSGVGLDHVSFIGLIRLCTDSDHVEAGIQLHGLIMRQGLDSDCYVSTTLVDFYGKCGYVAEARRVFEAVSGKDLVLCNALVSSYVLNGMVDEAFGLLKVMGSSSPGDNFTFSSLLSVYKVEQGKQIHAVVFKLSFLLDVPVATALVDMYAKSNHMREARECFESMAVRNVVSWNAMIVGYGHNGEGREAVRLLGQMRSETTLQPDELTFAIVLSSCAKLSSVQEIKQMHAVVTKQGYACFQSVANSLVTAYSKTGSLSEALVCFHSIRVPDLVSWTSVIGALAFHGLAEESLRMFESMLQKLPPDKITFLEVLSACSHGGLVQEGLHCFKLMTEVYKIEPEEKHYTCLIDLLGRAGFIDEAINVLRSMPMEPRTDALAAFTGACNIHEMRDSMKWGAKKLLEMEPSKPVNYSLLSNAYVSEGHWNQAAIVRETERGYCNNPKSPGCSWLGD